The Humulus lupulus chromosome 3, drHumLupu1.1, whole genome shotgun sequence genome window below encodes:
- the LOC133824122 gene encoding protein COFACTOR ASSEMBLY OF COMPLEX C SUBUNIT B CCB3, chloroplastic: MAATSCHLLNHLHLKGLPLSISKPGTSNATEKYMLPTKGTKLGRKVAGRTLCFIKFGASPNIEFTKFNMNPLQKLHDIHSVAEDLKEPSDAISNLAGRMVLLGDLDPATAKLAIGLLGPFLSAVSFLFIVRIVMSWYPKLPVGKFPYVLAYAPTEPILVVTRKLIPPLGGVDVTPVVWFGLISFLNEILVGPQGLLVLLSQQVS; encoded by the exons ATGGCAGCAACATCTTGTCATCTTCTCAACCACCTTCATCTCAAAG GATTGCCACTTTCGATATCAAAGCCGGGAACTTCCAATGCCACT GAAAAATACATGCTCCCTACTAAAGGTACTAAGCTGGGTCGAAAAGTTGCAGGGCGTACGTTATGTTTCATCAAATTTGGAGCCTCTCCTAACATCGAGTTTACAAAATTCAATATGAATCCTTTGCAGAAGTTACATGACATACATTCAGTTGCAGAAGATCTCAAAGAACCATCAGATGCTATCTCAAATCTTGCTGGGAGAATGGTATTGTTAGGGGACTTGGACCCTGCTACAGCAAAGCTGGCTATTGGCCTTCTAGGACCCTTTTTATCAGCAGTTTCTTTCTTGTTTATAGTGAGAATAGTCATGTCCTGGTATCCAAAACTTCCAGTGGGAAAGTTCCCATATGTGCTAGCTTATGCTCCCACAGAGCCAATTCTCGTCGTTACGCGGAAACTGATTCCACCCCTTGGTGGAGTGGATGTTACCCCTGTGGTCTGGTTTGGATTAATTAGTTTTCTTAATGAAATTCTAGTAGGTCCACAAGGGCTTCTTGTCCTTCTGTCTCAACAAGTTAGCTAG
- the LOC133824120 gene encoding anamorsin homolog, translating to MAGSVLALTNDAILPVSAVSNAIIELGDEVVEMRDPLIITQVSLLSQLPVKSSSIDVVLSVCRSLVTPSDQLFKEMLRVLKPGGTILLCHSESATEDTDKVTSALERKLLLAGFLEANSLPRKSVLASDELSFLVKAKKPSWNVGSSFAIKRAPKSSPVVQIDDDYSDLIDEDSLLTEEDLKKPQLPLVGDCEVGATKKACKNCTCGRAEAEEKVEKLGLTDDLLNNPQSACGSCGLGDAFRCSTCPYKGLPPFKLGEKVALSGNFLAADI from the exons ATGGCGGGCAGTGTTCTGGCACTTACAAATGATGCAATCCTACCTGTCAGTGCTGTTTCTAATGCAATAATAGAGCTTGGGGATGAAGTGGTTGAAATGCGTGATCCTTTAATTATTACTCAAGTTTCTTTGTTAA GTCAGTTGCCAGTAAAATCATCTTCCATCGACGTTGTTCTATCTGTTTGTAGATCGCTTGTTACTCCTAGTGACCAATTGTTTAAAGAAATGTTGAGAGTGTTGAAGCCTGGTGGAACAATCCTTCTCTGCCATTCTGAGTCAGCTACTGAGGACACAGATAAA GTGACCTCTGCTCTTGAGCGCAAGCTACTATTGGCTGGTTTTCTCGAGGCAAATTCACTTCCACGAAAATCAGTTTTGGCATCTGATGAGCTGTCATTTCTG GTTAAGGCTAAGAAGCCTTCTTGGAACGTTGGTTCATCCTTTGCCATTAAGAGGGCTCCAAAAAGTTCACCAGTAGTTCAGATTGATGATGATTATTCAGATTTGATTGATGAGGATAGCCTATTAACTGAAGAGGATTTGAAGAAACCCCAACTTCCACTGG TTGGAGATTGTGAAGTTGGAGCTACAAAGAAAGCTTGTAAAAATTGCACATGTGGGAGAGCAGAAGCTGAGGAGAAAGTGGAAAAGTTAGGATTGACTGATGATCTACTAAACAATCCTCAATCAGCCTGTGGCAGT TGTGGACTGGGAGATGCTTTTCGGTGCAGTACATGTCCATACAAGGGTCTTCCTCCATTCAAACTGGGCGAGAAG GTAGCATTGTCTGGAAACTTTCTTGCAGCAGATATATAG